From the Primulina tabacum isolate GXHZ01 chromosome 3, ASM2559414v2, whole genome shotgun sequence genome, one window contains:
- the LOC142539680 gene encoding auxin-responsive protein IAA9-like yields the protein MSPLLSGVEDQSRCNISLMASSASVESISQNGLGLKERNYLGLTDRSSVDSSAISDVTQETKKNLTMKATELRLGLPGSQSPERDSGINLNNMGKLDEKQLFPLVPSKEGICSLSQKIVVSGSKRGFCDTANELSESKSSLFGVGNWMFNSAGSDSGQSKLAGNTGTNVMPDIPAKASKECNKKVNDSNTNSAPAAKAQVVGWPPIRSYRKNTLATTLKNNDEVDGKPGPCALFVKVSMATAPYLRKVDLRTYASYQELSTGLEKMFGCFTIGQCGSTGTPSKEMLNESKLKDLLHGPDYVLTYEDKDGDWMLVGDVPWEMFITSCKRLKIMKGSDAIGLAPRAMEKSKS from the exons ATGTCTCCATTATTGTCGGGGGTTGAGGATCAAAGTCGATGTAATATTTCTTTGATGGCTTCTTCAGCATCAGTTGAATCTATCTCTCAGAATGGCCTGGGGTTGAAAGAGCGCAATTACTTGGGATTGACCGATCGTTCCTCGGTAGACAGCTCTGCCATTTCAGATGTAACCCAGGAAACCAAGAAGAATTTAACTATGAAGGCCACAGAATTGAGGCTTGGTCTTCCTGGATCACAATCCCCTGAACGAGATTCAGGCATTAACCTGAACAATATGGGGAAGCTTGATGAAAAGCAGTTATTTCCCTTAGTTCCATCAAAGGAAGGAATCTGCTCATTGTCACAAAAGATAGTTGTTTCTGGGAGTAAAAGAGGATTTTGTGACACTGCAAATGAATTATCAGAATCGAAAAGTTCCTTGTTTGGTGTGGGAAATTGGATGTTCAATTCTGCAGGTTCTGATTCCGGACAATCAAAATTAGCTGGTAATACCGGGACAAATGTTATGCCAGATATACCCGCAAAAGCATCTAAGGAATGCAATAAGAAGGTTAATGACTCTAACACCAACAGTGCACCTGCTGCTAA GGCACAAGTTGTTGGTTGGCCTCCAATCAGATCTTATAGGAAGAATACTCTGGCCACAACCTTGAAGAACAATGATGAAGTTGATGGTAAACCAGGACCTTGTGCTTTATTTGTCAAGGTCAGCATGGCTACTGCACCTTATCTGAGAAAGGTGGATCTGAGAACATATGCCTCCTATCAAGAACTTTCTACTGGATTGGAGAAAATGTTCGGTTGTTTCACCATAG GACAATGTGGGTCTACCGGAACCCCAAGTAAGGAGATGCTGAATGAGAGTAAGTTGAAGGATCTTCTGCATGGACCAGATTATGTGCTGACATATGAGGACAAGGATGGTGATTGGATGCTTGTTGGAGATGTGCCATGGGA GATGTTCATCACTTCTTGCAAGAGGCTCAAAATTATGAAGGGCTCTGATGCTATTGGATTGG CTCCCAGGGCCATGGAAAAATCTAAAAGCTGA